The nucleotide sequence GTCACCGAGGAGGCCGCGACCGCTGTGCTTGCAGCATCCGTCGACGAAGGCGTCACCCTCTTCGACACCGCCGACGTCTACGGCGACGGGCGGAGCGAGTCCCTCATCGGCCGGTTCCTCGCCGCCCGGCCGGGCCACGGCATCACGGTCGCGACGAAGATGGGGCGGCGCCTCGCGCAGGAGCCTGAGAACTACACGCCTGAGAACTTCCGCGCCTGGACCGACCGTTCCCGCGCCAACCTCGGCGTCGACACTCTCGACCTGGTGCAGCTGCATTGCCCGCCCACGGCGGTGATCGACGACGACGCCACGTACGACGCGCTCGACGCGCTCGTCACCGGCGGTGCCATCGCGGCGTACGGCGTCTCGGTCGAGACGACCGCGCAGGCTCTGGCGGCGATCTCGCGCCCGAACGTGACGAACGTGCAGATCATCTTCAACCCGTTCCGCCTCAAGCCGCTCGACGACGTGCTGCCTGCCGCCGAAGCGGCCGGCGTCGCGGTCTTCGCACGGGTGCCGCTCGCGTCGGGCCTCCTGTCGGGCAAGTACACGGCGCAGACCACGTTCGCCGCCGACGACCACCGCACGTACAAC is from Microbacterium sp. LWH3-1.2 and encodes:
- a CDS encoding aldo/keto reductase codes for the protein MQQRALGRTGRSVSAIGLGTWQLGADWGAVTEEAATAVLAASVDEGVTLFDTADVYGDGRSESLIGRFLAARPGHGITVATKMGRRLAQEPENYTPENFRAWTDRSRANLGVDTLDLVQLHCPPTAVIDDDATYDALDALVTGGAIAAYGVSVETTAQALAAISRPNVTNVQIIFNPFRLKPLDDVLPAAEAAGVAVFARVPLASGLLSGKYTAQTTFAADDHRTYNRHGEAFDRGETFSGVDFETGIRAASELAAALPAGVPLPAATLAWIASRPGVTSVIPGARSVQQAEANAAAGALLDSALEDAGFDLAAFDRVVHDVYDRDLRDAIHPLW